GAGGAAAAAGGAATCGGCCGCCCGTCAACTTATGCGCCTATAATTTCAGTTTTGCTTGACCGCTATTATGTTACGCGAAATAACAAGCAACTTGTTCCCACAATGCTCGGAAAAATTATCTGCAAAATTCTTGTGGAATCATTCCCTGATGTCATAAATGAGCAGTTTACTTCGGAAGTTGAAAATGATCTTGACAAGGTTGAGCAGAATGAGCTTGTCTGGAACAATATGATTGCGGATTTCTTCGGGCCGTTTAAAAATCGCGTTGAGGAAGTCATGGAAAATCAGGAAAGCTTAAAAGGAACTCTTGACGAGCCTACTGATGAAATCTGCGAAAAGTGCGGAAAGCCAATGGTGAAAAAACTTGGACGCTTCGGATATTTTCTTGCTTGCTCTGGATTTCCTGAGTGCCACAACACAAAAAGTGTTCCGCTTGCAAAATGTCCACGCAAAGGCTGTGATGGACATATTGTCGCAAGAAAAACAAAAGGCCGCGGAAAAGAATTCTACGGATGCACAAATTATCCTGAATGCACATTTATTTCGCATTTTAAGCCGATTGACGTTTACTGCCCTAAGTGCGGCTGGTTTCTCGTTGAAAAATACGACAAGAAAAACGGCTCGTATAAAAGCTGCATAAATCCTGACTGCGATTATCTCCATTCAGCGGATGAAGCTGTTGCTGCTGAAGCTGCCGGAGAATTTGCAAAGGCGAACAAGGCTGATAAAGAGTCAAAAGAATCCAAAAATGCCTGAAACTCTCTGTGAATGTTCCGAAGAATTTTTGGTTTACCTTGGAAGTGTGCGCGGACTGTCTGAAAATACAGTTTTGTCTTACCGGCAGGATTTGACTCATTTTTGCGAATTCTTTGGAAACGATAAGTCGCCGGAAGAACTTACGCTGGAAGATTTGCGGCTTTTTGTTGGTGATTTGAGCCGCAGAAAATATTCAGTGGCTTCTATAAATAGAATTATTTCCGCAGTCAGAGGATTGTTTGCATATTTAAAGAAATTTGGTTATATTTCTAAAAACGTTTCCTACGAGCTAAAGTGTCTTCGTCAGCCAAAAACACTTCCGCGCTTTATGTCTCAGACTGAAATTGACAGTGTTTGCCGTCAGCCTGAAAAGAAAGAACTTTTGTGGGCATCAAGGGACAAGGCGATTTTTGAAATGATGTATTCTTCTGGATGCCGTGTGAGCGAGCTTGCTTCCTTGAAGTTTCAGGATTTTACAAGTGATTTTAGAAGCGCGGTTGTTACAGGAAAAGGAAAAAAAGACCGCCGCGTTTATTTTGAGCAGGACGCAAGAAATTCCCTTATGCTTTATTTGAAGGAACGAAAGGCAAGGTTTCCGCAGGCTGAAAAAGGTTGTGCTTGTGAAGTAAGCAGAATTTTTTTAAGCCAAAAAGGAACTGCGCTTTCAGCCCACGGAATTTGGTATATTGTGAGCCGCTACACAGGAATTGAAGGGACCGGAAGCCATGTTTCGCCTCATGCTTTTAGGCACACTTTTGCTACGGGAATGCTTAATTCCGGCGCAGACATAAGAATTGTGCAGGAGCTTCTTGGACATTCCAGCATAAGCACGACCCAGCGTTATACTCATGTAACTTTGGAACGTTTAAAAAAAGTATACAGCCAGGCGTTTCCGCATTCAGGAAAAAAAGACTGAAATAAAAACTGCCTGCTAAGGAGAATAAAATTATGGAAAATGAAAATAAAATCCGCAGCACCACGGTAATTGCTGTAAGGAGAAACGGAAAAGTTGCCATGGCTGGAGACGGTCAGGTTACTATGGGAAACACAGTGATGAAGGGCAATGCGAAAAAAGTTCGACGCATTTATGATGGCAAGGTTCTTACAGGATTTGCCGGAGCAACCGCAGACGCTTTTACGCTTTTTGATAAATTCGAGGAAAAACTCAAGACATTTAACGGCGACCTTACTCGTGCCGCTGTTGAGCTTGCAAAACTTTGGCGCACAGAACGTTCAATGAGCAAACTTGAGGCTCTTTTGCTTGTGGCTGATTCAAATAAAATTCTTTTGATTTCAGGAAGCGGAGACGTTATTGAGCCAGAAAACGATATTCTTGCGATTGGTTCTGGAGGAAATTACGCTTATGCGGCGGCGATGGCTTATATGGAATCTTCACAGCTTTCCGCAAAAGAAATCGCCCATAAGTCGCTTGCAATCGCAGGGCAAATTTGCATTTATACTAACAGCAACGTTGTAGTTGAGGAGCTTTAATATGACTGAAGAAATAAAGGCGCAGCCGGATTCAAAAGGAATTCCAGACGGACTTACTCCGGCGCAGATTGTTGAAAAACTTGACAATTACATAATCGGGCAGCAGAAGGCAAAACGTTTTGTCGCAGTTGCTTTGCGAAACCGTCAGCGCAGAATAAAGCTTCCAGAGGAAATCCGGGACGAAGTTGCGCCGAAGAACATTTTGATGATGGGACCAACTGGAGTCGGAAAAACTGAAATTGCCCGCCGCCTTGCAAAACTTTGCGGAGCACCGTTCTTGAAAGTGGAAGCCACAAAATATACTGAAGTTGGCTACGTGGGCCGTGATGTTGAAAGCATGGTTCGCGATCTTATGGCGGTTGGCTATAACATGGTAAAGGCTGAAATGCAGGAAAAACTGCGTGAAAAATGTATTCCCATTGTGGAAGATCAGTTGCTTGATTTGCTTTTGCCTGGAAGTTCTGGCAAGAAAAAACGCAAGGATTCCTCTCCAAAAAGAGATGTCCATGTTCTTGGAAATATATTCGGCGAGTCAAGCCCGATTCAAGGAAGTTTGATTCAAGTTGATATTCCAAAAGAAGCTCCTGTTCAGGAAGAGCCGCAGGAAGAAATCGAAGAAGAAACTTCAACTCGCGAAGACATTGCTTCCACACGTGAAAAATTCAGGACAATGCTCCGTGAAGGCAAGCTTGAAGACCGCGTTGTGGAAATAACAGTTCATCGTCAGCCTTCGTTCAGCATGAATATGATGGGAGCAAGCAATCCAGAAGACCTTGAGGAAAGCATAAACGGACTTCAGGAGCTTCTTTCAGGCGGAAGATCAAAAAGGCGCAATGTGACTGTTCGGGAAGCACGGCAGATTCTCATGGCAGACACTCTTGAGCGGAACACGGACAGCGACAAGGCGGCTGATGAGGCAAAAAAAAGAGTTGAGCAAAGCGGAATTATTTTTATAGATGAAATTGACAAGATTGCAACTCACGGCGGTGAAGGCGACCGGCAGGCAGTCAGCAGGGAAGGAGTTCAGCGGGACATTCTTCCTATTGTTGAGGGAAGCGATGTGAATACAAAATGGGGCGTGGTAAACACAACTCATATTTTGTTTATCGGAGCTGGAGCGTTCAGCGTGTCTGCACCGAGCGATCTTATCCCGGAACTTCAAGGTAGATTTCCTCTTCGCGTTGAATTGGAGCCGCTCAAAAAAGAAGATTTCAAGCGCATACTTACCGAGCCAAAAAACGCCCTTGTAAAGCAGTACGAAGCTCTTCTTGCCACTGAAGGCGTAACTTTAAAGTTTGCGGATGAAGCTATCGACCGCATGAGTTTTATAGCGGAAGATGTAAATTCCCACAGTGAAAATATAGGCGCGCGCAGGCTTCACACTATAATGGAAACTGTTCTTGAAGAATTGAGTTTTGACGCTGACCGCCATGCAGGTGAAACAATAACAATTGACAGCAAATATGTTGATGAAAAAATGAATGGCGTAATTCAAAACCAGAATTTGGAGCGTTATATACTCTAGTTGTTTTTACATTCTGAAGCAAACAAAAAGGACTTGGAACTGTTTTGCAGAACCAAGTCCTTAATTTTTTAGATGGAATTTTGCTTAGGAATTTCTTCCGCAGCAGTTTTTGTATTTTTTTCCGCTTCCGCATGGGCATGGATCGTTTCTGCCTACTTTTGGAACGGATCTAGTTACTGTTACGCTTTGTCCTTGCCTTCCGCTTTTCATTGCTGAATTTTGGGCTGCCTGCTGCGCGCTTCTTGCCATTGACTGTGCTTCCTGATGCTGCGCGTTCATTTGACGAGGCTGCTGCTGGCGTGGAGGCTGAGAGCCGACTTGAACTTTCACCTTGAAAACTCTGCTTGTTACAGAATCTCTTATGCTGTTGAGCATTTCATCAAACTGATTGAATCCGTCAATTTTATATTCTGTGAGCGGATTTTTGCTTCCGTAAGAACGCAAGTGAACGGCTTCTCTTAATCCGTCAAGGAATTCAAGCTGGTCAAGCCATTTTTTGTCAATCATCTGAATGTACTGGTAGCGGATAAACATATTCAGGCTTTGTTTTCCGGCAAGCATTTCCTTTTGAGTCAAGTCATTCTGAAGCGCCGCGTCAACTCCTTCTTCTGTAAGTTGATCATAAGAAAGCTGCTGGCCGAATGTGTTGTAGATTTTGTCCGCAAGTGCGCTTTGTGATGGATTTCTTTCGTGCTTGAACTCTTCGAAAATTTCAGAGACAGTTTCTTTTGCATTGTTCATAACTCTGCCGCTCAAGTCTTCGTCCACAAGAATTTCATCACGCTGGTCGTAAATAAATTTTCTCTGCTGATTCAAAACGTCGTCGTAGTCAAGAAGATTTTTTCTTATTTCAAAGTTTCTTTCTTCTACTTTTTTCTGGGCTTTTTCAATTGAGCGGTTAAGCATCGGGTGATTTATCGGTTCGCCCGGCTGCATTCCGATTCTGCTCATAATGGCTTTCATCTTTTCGCCGCCAAACAGCCTCATAAGATCATCGTCCATTGAAATGTAGAATTTGCTTCTTCCCGGATCTCCCTGACGACCAGAACGTCCGCGAAGCTGATTGTCAATACGGCGGCTTTCATGGCGTTCAGAACCGATTACGTAAAGTCCGCCAAGATTTTTTACTTCCTCGTAGTCTTTTTTCCACTGTTCTTTTTCAATTTTAAGAGCTTCGTCAAACTGCTCCTGAGAAGCTTCTGTTCCGACCTTTTTTCTTGCTCTAGTTTCAGGACTTCCGCCGAGCTTAATATCTGTACCGCGGCCCGCCATGTTTGTTGCGACAGTTACAGCTCCTTTTGCTCCGGCTTCAGCTATAATCAAAGCTTCGCGCGCGTGGTTTTTGGCGTTGAGAACTTCGTGGCGGATTCCTTTTCTTGTAAGAATTGCCGAAAGATGCTCTGATTTTTCTACGGAAACTGTTCCGATTAAAACTGGCTGACCCTTTTTGTGCGCTTCTTCAACTTCTTTTGAAATCGCAATCCATTTGTCGCTTTCGTTCAAGTAAACTTCATCGTCCTCGTCAATGCGGGCAACCGGCTTGTTTGTCGGAATAACAACAACATCGAGATTGTAAATTTTATCAAATTCAACTGCTTCTGTTGCGGCTGTTCCTGTCATTCCAGAAAGCTTGTCATACATTCTGAAGAAATTCTGGAACGTGATTGTCGCAAGAGTTCTGTTGCGCTGGGCAATTTTCAAATGCTCCTTTGCTTCTATTGCCTGATGAAGTCCGTCGCCGTATCGTCTTCCTTCAAGAATGCGTCCTGTAAATTCGTCAACAATCTGAACTTGTCCGTCTTTTACAACGTAATCAACATCAGGATGATAAAGCGTGTGCGCCCTCAATGCCTGCGTGAAATAATGCACGAATTCAAAATTCTGCTCGTCAAAAACAGTTGTTCCCGGCTCAATGAGATTGTGGGCAAGAAGAATGTCGTTGATTTTGTTCATTCCCTTGTCTGTAAATGAAACTCGCTTGCTTTTTTCGTCCAGCTTGTAGTCGCCTTCGAGAGCTGCGCGCTGTTCTGGAGTCATTTCAACTTCGTCCGGATAGTCGTTTGTCTTTGGATCTTTTTTGACTTCCGTGAACATTCCAATGTATTTGTCAACTTCATGGAATTTGAAAGTGTCGTCTTCGCCTTGTCCTGAAATGATGAGCGGAGTTCTTGCTTCATCGATAAGAATTGAGTCGATTTCGTCCACAATACAGAAGTTGAATCCGCGCTGAACTTTGCGGGAAGCGTCAATCTGCATATTGTCGCGCAAATAGTCAAATCCGAACTCGTTGTTTGTTCCGTAAGTCAAGTCGCAGTTGTAAGCGGCTTTTCTTGCGTCGTTGTCCATGTTGCTCAAAATGCAGCCTACGCTTTGACCAAGGAATCTGTAAATGCGTCCCATCCACTGGCTGTCGCGCTCTGCAAGGTAATCGTTTACAGTAACGATGTGAACACCTTTTCCGCTAAGAGAATTCAAGTAGGCAGCGCAAACGCACATGAGGGTTTTTCCTTCGCCTGTCTTCATTTCTGTTATTCTGCCTGAATGAAGCACAAGAGAACCCATAAGCTGGCATGGATAAGCGCGCTCTCCAAGAACCCTTTTTGCCGCTTCTCTTGCCAATGCGAATGCGTCCACAAGAATATCATCGAGAGTCTCGCCCTTTGCAAGACGCTCTTTTAGAATTTTTGTCTGTTCAGGAAACTGCTCGTCAGAAAATGCCTGTGCCCAGCTTTCTCTAGCTTCAATCTGCGCAACAACAGGCTTAAGTGCTTTTACAGCGCGGTCATTTGCCGAACCGAAAATAAGTGTTAATAATTTGTCAAACATAATGCAGTAAATATATAAAATTTTCTATATATTTGCAACTTTCTGAAACTTTTGCTGTCTAAGACTATAGTGATTTGAAGTTCATTTTCTGCGGAAGTATTTCGCTTGAAATGAATGACATTTTGTGTTAAAATGTCAGAAAAACTTTTAACCACACTGTTTTTAAGAGGAATATATGGCACTTTATCATGATTTTTTAGTTGAAGACAGAGAGTTTACTTCCTACGAGGACTTGAAGGCGCATTGCCGCTTAAAGGCTCCAGAAAATTTCAATTTTGCCTATGACATTGTAGACCGCTACACTGTTACAGAGCCGGGAAAAAGAGCCCTTGTGTGGTGCGATGACGAAGGTGAAGAGCATACTTGGACATTCGAGCAGATTTCAGCTGATTCAAAGCGGACTGCATATTTTCTTGCTTCACAGGGAATAAAAAAAGGCGATGCCGTTATGATGATTTTGCGCCGCCGCTACGAATGGTGGTGGGTAATGATGGCTCTTCATAGAATCGGGGCAATCGCAGTTCCGGCTACAGACCAGCTTCTTCAAAAAGACATCGAGTACCGCACAAACGCCGCTGAAATCAAGATGATTATTTCTTACGACAATCCGGCGGTTCAGGCTGAAATTGAAAAGGCTCTTCCAAATTCCCCGACTGTAAAAAAACTTGTTACTGTAGGACCTTCACGTGAAGGCTGGATTGACTTCCATGCTGAAGTTGACAAGTGCGTTCCAGAATTTCCGCGCCCGGTAGGAGATGCCGCCGTCCACAGCGATGACCCGATGCTTCTTTACTTTACGTCAGGAACTTCAGGCTATCCAAAAATGGTTCTGCACAATTACCTTTATCCAATCGGACATCTTATAACTGCAAAATATTGGCACGGCGTTCAGGACAACGGACTTCACCTTGCTGTTTCTGAAACTGGCTGGGGAAAAGCTGTCTGGGGCAAACTCTACGGACAGTGGATCTGCGGAAGCGCGGTTTTCGTTTATGATATGCACAGCTTCAAGCCGGACAAGATGCTCCAGAAAATCGCAAAGTACGGAATTACAACTTTCTGCGCGCCTCCAACTGTTTACCGCTATCTTATCAGGCAGGATCTTTCAAAGTACGACATCAGCAGCGTAGTGCGTTTTGCGACCGCGGGAGAAGCTCTTAATGGCGAAGTTTACAACAAGTTTATCGAGCAGACAGGAAAGAAAATTTACGAAGGCTACGGTCAGACTGAATCCACGATTATCTGCGGAAACTTCCTTGACGCTGTGGTTCGCCCAGGCTCAATGGGACGTCCGTCTCCTGTTTATGATGTTTCTGTTGTAAATGCCAGCGGAAAACCAGTTCCTGCAGGAGAAGTTGGCGAGCTTGTAATCCACTTGGACAAAGGACATCCGTTTGGACTTCTTTCTGGATACTACCGCGATGTTGCCCTTACCGCGAATGCTTTTGACGGAGGCGTTTACCACACTGGAGACACTGTCTACATGGACGAAGACGGCTACGTTTGGTTTGTTGGAAGAAAGGACGACATCATCAAGTCTTCTGGATTCAGAATCAGTCCGTTTGAAGTTGAGTCTGTTCTTCAGCAGCATCCGGCTGTAATGGAATGCGCTGTTACTGGCGTTCCAGATGAAAAACGAGGTCAGGCTGTAAAGGCTACAATCGTTCTTTCACCGGGATATGAAGCTTCCGAAGAGCTTGAGCATGAGCTTTTTGACTTTGTAAAGCACGAAACTGCGCTTTTCAAGTGTCCTAGAATAATTGAGTTTGTGCATGAGCTTCCAAAGACAATCAGCGGAAAAATCCGCCGTGTAGAAATCCGCGAAAAGGATGCCGGTGTGGACGTAGACAAGGTTAAGCAGGAATTCTAAGCCGGACAAAAAATTATAAAACTGCCGTCATTTTAGCGCAAAATGCTAATCTGGCGGCTTTTTTTGTTCCAGCGGATTTTCAGTAGAATGCCGAGCGTTGTTTTTAAAGAAGACTTACGGGATCGGTGTCTGTTTCTATGTAGACGTCTTTCGGCGGCTTGAATCCCCACACGAGTTTTTTCGCCATTTCCTGAAGCGGGCGGATTTGCTTTGCGCGCAGAAGAATCTGATGGCGGTGGCTTCCGTTTACCATTTCAAGCGGACATTCGGCAGGACCTAGAATATCAACTCCCTGCGGACGGCACTTGCACAGTATGTTGTACGCGCTTTGGGCTGCATTCTGGGCTGCGTCTGGTTTCTGCGAGCGGAACACAAGGCGCAAAAGCCGTGAATAAGGCGGAAAGTTTAGAATTTGGCGCGCTTCAAGCTCATTCTTGTAGAATTCTTCTGTAAGTCCTTTTACAGCATAGTTTATTGCGTCGCGGTCCGGACTGTAGCTTTGCACGATAACTTTTCCGCCGGGAAAAAATCTTCCTGCTCTGCCTGCGACTTGCGTTATAAGAGCAAATGTCTTTTCCTGCGCACGAAAATCTGGCAAATGAAGAGCTGTGTCTGCAAGAACAACTCCTGCAAGCTTTAAATTCGGAAAATTCAGGCCTTTTGCGACCATCTGCGTTCCAAGGAGAATGTCGTATTCGCCTTTTCTGAATGAATCAAGTTTTTCCTGCAATTCTCCCTTGTGGTGAAGCGAATCTGTGTCTATGCGCACGACTTTTGCGTTGGGAAATTTCGCCTTTACTTCTGCCTCGATGTATTCTGTTCCGAATCCTGAATATCCTATGTCAAGCGAGCCGCATTTTGGGCATTGCTGTGGCGGCGGAAGTGAATATCCGCAGTAGTGGCATCTCAGGCGGTTTTCGCTTTTGTGGTATGTCATTGAAACCGAGCAGTTTTTGCACTTTAATTCATATCCGCAGCTTGAGCATCTGAAAAAATGCGTGAATCCCCGGCGGTTCAGGAAAAGAATCGTTTGTTTTTTTTCTGAAAGTGCTGACTGGATTTCATTTTGAAGCGGCTTTGAAATGCAGTTTTCCTTGTCGGCTTCAAGGCTTAGGTTTACGCAGCTGATTTGCGGTTTTTCGCCTCCTGCAAGTCTTTTTGTGAGCGTGTGCCGGATGATTGTTCCGTTTTGCATTGAGTGCCAGGATTCAACCGAAGGAGTCGCGCTTCCCATTACAAGCGGAATGGAATTTTTTTTGCACCTAAGCATTGCAATCTGTCTTGCGTGGTATCGCGGGGATGAACCTGACTTGTATGATGAGTCGTGCTCCTCGTCAATTATTATAAGCCCCAGCTGTGGAATTGGAGCAAAAACTGCGCTTCTTGCTCCTACGACAATCCGTGCTTCCCTGCTTAAAATCCGCTTCCATTCTCCGAGACGCTGGCTTGGCGTGAGCGCGGAATGAAGAACTGCAACTGTGCTTCCGAATCTTTTTTGAACGGCTTTTACAACTTGCGGCGTAAGTCCGATTTCCGGCACAAGATAAATTACGCCTTTGCCTGATTCCATGATTTTTTCCGCCGCGCTTAAAAAGACTTCTGTTTTTCCGCTTCCTGTTGTTCCGTAAAGATAGTGGAATTTTTCAGTTGAAGAAAGAATTCCGTTCACCGCATTTTTCTGTTCTTCGCTTAGTTCTTTTTTTTCAAATCCAGATTCATCTTCCGAAAAAGAAAGTCCCGGAATTTCAGTTTCGCGCTTGCCTGAAGGAATCATTGCAAACACGCATTCCCCGATTGAAGCAATGTAGTAGCCGCTCATAAATTCTGCAAGCTCCAAAAGTTCTTTTGTTAAAAGCGGAGTCTGATCTATGTAGCGTATTGCCGTGCGGATTTTTTCTTCTGGAACGGCGCAGTTTTGTGGCAAAGTTTTGTGGACGGCGGCAACAAAGCCAGAAGTTTTTCTGTTTCCAAATTTCACTTCCACGCGCAGTCCAAACGGATTTCCAATGTCTTGTGTGCCTTCTGGAATTCTGTAGGTAAAAGTTTGGTTCAGCGGAACGTTAAGGATTACATCGATGTATGTTGAATTCGGGGCGGATGAATCATTCTGCATAGAATTTTTCCGCGTAGTTTGGGATTTCTTTTAAGATGCGGGATTTAAAAACTTTTAAATCTTCCCAGGCAGGACGCTTGAGGCTTTCGTTTCTTAAAAGCGCGCTTGGATGGTAAGTTGCAAGCAATGGTATTTTTGTTTCGCCAAGGCTGTATTCAAGCCATTTTCCGCGGAGAGAATTTATTCCTTGCTGTGTGTCCAGAAGATTCTGAACTGCCGTGCGTCCCATCGCAAGAATGTACTTCGGCTTTAAAATGTGAATTTGCGCCTGAAGATAGCCTGAGCAGGCGTGGGCTTCGTCCGGCATTGGCGTTCTGTTCATTGGCGGACGGCATTTTACGATGTTTGCAATGAAGCAGTTTGTTGTGCGCCCAAGTGAAATCGCCGCAAGCATTTTGTCAAGAAGCTGACCGGCTTTTCCAACAAAAGGCCGACCTGTTTTGTCTTCATCTTCGCCCGGACCTTCGCCAATTACCATTACATAAGGATTTTCAACGCCTTCGCCCGGAACTGTGTTTGTTCTTGCCTTGCATAGAACGCAGTTTTTACACAAAGCGATTTTTGCCGCGATTGATTCAAGTGTTGCACCTTGAGATGGAATTTTTTCCGCTGAATTTTGTTCTGCATGAATTTGCGGAGTCTGCGGCTGAACTTGCTCTTGCGCTTTTATTTCTTCATGTTCTTCTGGAATTTCTATGTCGTCTTCAAATGCTGGAGTTTCCTTAAAATCTGGCGACGGATAGCCGTAGCTCCAGGAAGAGGCTGTTTTTAGAAAATTGTAGACTTTGCTTTTTTCTTCCGCCGTCACTTGCTTTCCCTTTCTTTGCAGATGTCGATTGCTTTTTGGTAGCATTCAATGAGCTTTGGCGTAAGAGAAGAAATTTTCCATTTGTTTCCCCATTCCAAGGCCTGCTCTGATTTTTCCTTGTGAAGAGATTCGTTCTGCAAAAGCTCCAGCGTTTTCTGTGAAAATTCTTCCACGTCATCTTTTACCATAAAGCCGCCGTTGTCTCCCTGCATAACGTCTACAGTTCCCATTTCTCCGATTGCGACAACCGGCAGCGCGGAAAGCATCGCTTCAACTGTAACAAGCCCCTGCGTTTCCGTTTTGCTTGGAAAAGTAAAGACAGAAGCAAGCTTGTAAAAGTAAATCAAATCGTTTCCGTCGATATATCCAGTGAAGAAAACTGATTTTTCAAGTCCGCGTGATTTTGCCGATTCTTTCAGCTCGTTCAAGAATGGTCCGCCGCCCACAAACAAAAGCGCGGTGTCCTGCCGGGATTCCTGAACTTTTTCAAGAACATCAAAAAGGAACGGAAGATTTTTTTCCTTTACAATTCGTCCCACAAAAAGAAGAATTTTTCTTTCCTTTAATTCCGGGAATTTCTTAAAAAGCGTCGCGTAAACTGCCTCTGATTTTTTTTCGTCATATTCAAGCTTGCTGTCCGGGATTCCAGTCGGAAGAATGTTCACCTGACGTTTTATTCCGTATCTGTCAACGACTTCGGCAATCCGTTTTGTCGGAGCGATAATCACGTCGGCTCGTTTCAAGTAAAAGCGCACGACTTCCATTCCGATTTTTTTCAGGCCGCTCGCAGGAACAAAGCTTATGTAGTTTGCAAGGTAGTCTTCCCAAAGCGTGTGGAAAGTGAACACAAAAGGAACGTGGCGGTGGCGGCAGTAAATCGCACCGAAATATCCGACCGTCCATTCTGAATTTATGTGGATTACGTCAGGCTGAAATTCGTCCATGAATTTTTTTACGAGATGCCATTTGTCCAGCCGCATCATTCTGTCTTCTTTTGAAAACGCAATCGCGGCGGACGGAATTCTTAAAATTTTAAACGGCGACTTTTCGTCATTTGATTTTTCGTCAAAGAAAGAGCTTTTCTGCTGTTCTTCTGTATATTCAAGGCAGACAACACAGACTTCGTGTCCGAGCCTGCAAAGTCCTTCCGCAAAAGACTGAACGGAAACTGTAACTCCATTTATGCGCGGAAAATATGCGTCCGTAAACATCGCGATTTTCATATTCTGACGATTTTATCCTATACTTGTACTTTCTGCAAGAATCAAGTAAAATTGTCTTCTATGAAAAATTTAAGTTCATTTAAAAAATTCTTTTGGATTATTTTGCTTTCCGTGCCGTTTTTTTCTTTTGCGCGCGGAAAAAATGAACTTGTAAAAAGCGGACACTGGATTTATGACGCTCTTGCCGCCGTTGCAATGGAACAGGGCAGGCTTGATTTTACCGACCGTTCGCCTTTGAGTGTTGGAGAAATTCTTTTTTTTCTTGACGAAGCCGAATACAGTTCTTTGAGTTCCGCCGGAAAAATTCAATATGACAGAATAAAAAATTATTGCTCACAGGAATCTTTTCAGTTTGGGCCGGATTTAATAAAACTTGGCTTTGAACTTGAACTCAATTTGGAAGGCTATTACAAGCAGAACGACGATTTGGAATGGAACTACGGACGCTACGACAAAGGCGACTTTCTTTATGTTCCTGTAAAAATTGAAGGCGCAGATTATTTTACAATGATGTTTGAAGGAAAACTTGCGCTGAATAAAAACACAAAAGAGGACAACGACAATTTTTTGAGCGTTCCTCTTTCCGCAGATGAAATCGACATAAATTTTCCGGACACAGGATATTTCAGCACAAGCCATAATTTTACAGAAAACGCGGCTTTGACTTTTCAGATTGGAAGAGGAGCTTCTGATTTTACTCGCTCGTTGACCGGAAGCATTGCGCAAAGCAGATATTTCACTGGCTCCAGCTATTTGGAACTTGGATTTTACACACCGAATTTCAGATATTCCATGAACGTGAATCAGTTCAACGTGGACAAATATCTTTACTCGCACGAAATCAATTTCCGTTTTTTTAAGAAACTTCAGTTTACAGCAAGGGAAT
The sequence above is drawn from the uncultured Treponema sp. genome and encodes:
- the secA gene encoding preprotein translocase subunit SecA, whose product is MFDKLLTLIFGSANDRAVKALKPVVAQIEARESWAQAFSDEQFPEQTKILKERLAKGETLDDILVDAFALAREAAKRVLGERAYPCQLMGSLVLHSGRITEMKTGEGKTLMCVCAAYLNSLSGKGVHIVTVNDYLAERDSQWMGRIYRFLGQSVGCILSNMDNDARKAAYNCDLTYGTNNEFGFDYLRDNMQIDASRKVQRGFNFCIVDEIDSILIDEARTPLIISGQGEDDTFKFHEVDKYIGMFTEVKKDPKTNDYPDEVEMTPEQRAALEGDYKLDEKSKRVSFTDKGMNKINDILLAHNLIEPGTTVFDEQNFEFVHYFTQALRAHTLYHPDVDYVVKDGQVQIVDEFTGRILEGRRYGDGLHQAIEAKEHLKIAQRNRTLATITFQNFFRMYDKLSGMTGTAATEAVEFDKIYNLDVVVIPTNKPVARIDEDDEVYLNESDKWIAISKEVEEAHKKGQPVLIGTVSVEKSEHLSAILTRKGIRHEVLNAKNHAREALIIAEAGAKGAVTVATNMAGRGTDIKLGGSPETRARKKVGTEASQEQFDEALKIEKEQWKKDYEEVKNLGGLYVIGSERHESRRIDNQLRGRSGRQGDPGRSKFYISMDDDLMRLFGGEKMKAIMSRIGMQPGEPINHPMLNRSIEKAQKKVEERNFEIRKNLLDYDDVLNQQRKFIYDQRDEILVDEDLSGRVMNNAKETVSEIFEEFKHERNPSQSALADKIYNTFGQQLSYDQLTEEGVDAALQNDLTQKEMLAGKQSLNMFIRYQYIQMIDKKWLDQLEFLDGLREAVHLRSYGSKNPLTEYKIDGFNQFDEMLNSIRDSVTSRVFKVKVQVGSQPPRQQQPRQMNAQHQEAQSMARSAQQAAQNSAMKSGRQGQSVTVTRSVPKVGRNDPCPCGSGKKYKNCCGRNS
- the hslU gene encoding ATP-dependent protease ATPase subunit HslU → MTEEIKAQPDSKGIPDGLTPAQIVEKLDNYIIGQQKAKRFVAVALRNRQRRIKLPEEIRDEVAPKNILMMGPTGVGKTEIARRLAKLCGAPFLKVEATKYTEVGYVGRDVESMVRDLMAVGYNMVKAEMQEKLREKCIPIVEDQLLDLLLPGSSGKKKRKDSSPKRDVHVLGNIFGESSPIQGSLIQVDIPKEAPVQEEPQEEIEEETSTREDIASTREKFRTMLREGKLEDRVVEITVHRQPSFSMNMMGASNPEDLEESINGLQELLSGGRSKRRNVTVREARQILMADTLERNTDSDKAADEAKKRVEQSGIIFIDEIDKIATHGGEGDRQAVSREGVQRDILPIVEGSDVNTKWGVVNTTHILFIGAGAFSVSAPSDLIPELQGRFPLRVELEPLKKEDFKRILTEPKNALVKQYEALLATEGVTLKFADEAIDRMSFIAEDVNSHSENIGARRLHTIMETVLEELSFDADRHAGETITIDSKYVDEKMNGVIQNQNLERYIL
- a CDS encoding tyrosine-type recombinase/integrase, which gives rise to MPETLCECSEEFLVYLGSVRGLSENTVLSYRQDLTHFCEFFGNDKSPEELTLEDLRLFVGDLSRRKYSVASINRIISAVRGLFAYLKKFGYISKNVSYELKCLRQPKTLPRFMSQTEIDSVCRQPEKKELLWASRDKAIFEMMYSSGCRVSELASLKFQDFTSDFRSAVVTGKGKKDRRVYFEQDARNSLMLYLKERKARFPQAEKGCACEVSRIFLSQKGTALSAHGIWYIVSRYTGIEGTGSHVSPHAFRHTFATGMLNSGADIRIVQELLGHSSISTTQRYTHVTLERLKKVYSQAFPHSGKKD
- the hslV gene encoding ATP-dependent protease subunit HslV is translated as MENENKIRSTTVIAVRRNGKVAMAGDGQVTMGNTVMKGNAKKVRRIYDGKVLTGFAGATADAFTLFDKFEEKLKTFNGDLTRAAVELAKLWRTERSMSKLEALLLVADSNKILLISGSGDVIEPENDILAIGSGGNYAYAAAMAYMESSQLSAKEIAHKSLAIAGQICIYTNSNVVVEEL